In Centropristis striata isolate RG_2023a ecotype Rhode Island chromosome 8, C.striata_1.0, whole genome shotgun sequence, the genomic window ccagcagatggcgctctaggtGACCACTTATGTCGCCTATGCATAGAGCCAGCCCTGGGTTTGTGAATGGCGCAGTGCCCAAGTGAGGGGACCCAGTCAAGAATCTTCTACACAGGAGCCTGATGCCCCTGTGCGCTTGGCCGCTCTGAGTTCTTTCAGTCTTACTCACTAGCTTACAGTTCCATATCCTGACTCACTCGCCTCAGAGAAGTGATGCAGCCCAGCAGTCCTGACAGCTCCAAAACTTGGAGGCTTCATGGATCTTTTCACTTCAAACCTGCTTAGCTGATCGAGCTCTGTGATCCATCCTTGCCAGAGCTTTGACATTTCCTCTGGGATAATTTCATCCCATCCACACTGTTGGCTTTAGAGATGAATGAAGAAAAGAAGCCCAACGGGTCAAAAATGGAACTAACTGTGCAGAGGATCGCTGGTCTTGTGGGAACTCTTGTGGCTTTTGACAGCCACAGTGAAGGTAAAgctgtctctgtggatgttCCATTGGATGCCTAATACTCTTTCAAGAGGTGGTTTCTCTCTGTCCAGGTCAAGTTGTTTCACTAGTTTGGCTCTGTGACTCTCAGGAACAGTTGGGAGTACTTCAAGGCTGTTACTTACCCATTTGGTGAGAGTAAAGCCTCCTTGGGTGCATGCTTCTCTGAGGCCCGTAGTAGGCTTGACTGCCTGCTTGATGGAAGGCACTGACTTGAGACAATCATCCACATAAAAGCTTTGCTTAATTGTATCAAGTTCATCCATGCTGAATTTGTCCGAGTTGTCCTTTACTGTTTGCTGCAGGGCAAAGTTAGCAATGCTAGGAGATGATGTGGCACCAAAGACATGAACATTCATCTGATAAACTTCCAGTGGTTTAGTAACACCCCCTTGTGGCCACCATAGGAATCTAAGGAAGTCCAGGTGCTCTTCATGTACTCGTACTTTGTACATTGCTTCAATGTCTGCCATTCTAGGGgtgttgttttgtcttcatgttgtagcaggaatagtgcaaatttattttacatggTCATTTAATTCTCTCCAAgattcttttttgttattttttaatgacaaatatatatttttttgtttttgttcagggTTAAAAGCgatgttaaaatatttaactcatttaatttaaattaaataacttttttcaaagtgaggcacaagggttaacctcaagttttattttccatttttaattcTTGTCTTCAGAAGCTATCAGGACTTATTTCCCCTTTAAATGGTCTAAAGAACATGGTGCATTTGGGGAAATGTAGTTGATTTCTCGTTTTCAAAAAGTTcaatttttagattattttagttttttgtcgAAACGGTTCATCAACAACAAGAGAACACTAGAAAGGAAGAAAATctgttgtgtgtaaaaaaaatgtatgatacaaaataataataatattgtgcatatttaatatgaatttaatatgaatacatataaaataaaagttttttccaCGTTTTGATTTGTaacaaaagctttaaaaacgAAACGTGAGATTTTATTTCTGAATGagatgaaatgacaaaaaaagaaataaaataacattgtttttacTCCAACCTGTCTGAGTCAGATTTTTGTAGCGTTTCCATAATTTCCTCAGAAAAAacgaaatattaaaataatgttttataaataaaataatgagaatgagaattaaatgtatattaaaatttcaataaatcttttaaagaagctcactttgtttttattcaccgacagtttaacatttattcacacattaaaaatataaatttacatcataaaacaaatacttttttaatacatttcctTATTTGtattccttctttctctctttaataaatgtgagaaataaactgatacatatttacaaatacataaAGAATCTGACACATTTTCCTCACAGTTAAACAAAATTCATGATtatcagaaaacaaaaatacattcaaaaagTTTAAGGAGAATTTAAAAGTTTTACaaaagattaaaacatttaaaagttgtTAAAATATTCTCCTCCCCCAACTTTGTTTATTGCGtttctcaacaaaaacaaacaagaaagacCACACAGGTGACGaaactgaaaaaagttgaagtgaaaCAATTTTGTGACATAATATTTGCAGACATTgaattctctcctttttttttattttactttaaatagaaataataagattaattattaataagatttgttcagacaaaacaagaacagTGAAGAAGTGAAGACTCAGCAGCGAGGGACTTTAAaggaaaattactttaaaatgtatttaaaataaatatagttaAATATCTAAACCCAGCACCATTTCATCGAGTGGAGTGAgtggttttatttaattttttacgtCCTCGTCCTCGTCATCGTCCTGCAGAAACAGCTGCTGCAGGTTGACCGTCACGTCGTCCAGAGGCGCCTGGCACTGTTCCTGTTCCTGCTGCACCGCTGCCGCCGCCGCCGTCGCTCCCTGCTCCTCTGAGGGCGCCGGCGCCTCCCGGGCGTGGAGCTGGTGGACGATGTCCTGCATCAGGTTGTAGCGGTTCACGCTGCAGCGATCGTAAATGGGAAAGAGCCTCGTTTTCCGTCTCGACCTCGTCCTGCGGTCCAGCTGGTGCACCAGCGTCCCCTCGTACAACCTGGACAACATCAGAGACGAGACAGTCAGACATCAGTCAGGACGCCACCTGAGAGTccacttttcattttattttttattgttatgaaACCCACTCCCTGATGGAGGGCTGCAGTACAGggtataagccccgccccctccatgttaggGGATTGGACATGaaactaaaaactcaaagtagaggtctaataatatttttgtccTTTCAGGTCGTTCTTATCACTTTGGTGTTTGTTCAAGCGTTCATTTTTCTGATCAGTTTGTGTACGGTTAGCATGCCGGTGGTTTTCAATAAGCGGCTGTGCTGTTATGTGTTCAGTTCTGTGTAACACCTGAATCTGGATATTTAGACCTCGATGCTGAACAGCAGGAGCAAGTGGAGACGCAGTGTCCATCTTTATCTCCAGTCTGATGGACTCACCTGGAGACCGGGGGCTCAAGGAAAGGGAAGCCCAGCAGCTGGTTCAGGTCGATACTGGTCCTCAGGCAGGACTGCCACTGGTTGATGGCGTGACCAACAACCGCATCCGTCGGCTCTTTATAACTTTTGGATAAAGTTATGTTAAAAATCTGCAGATCTGCAACACAGAACATGTCATCCACAGGTCGGACTGCAAGTTAATCTCTATTCCCtgccttttatatatataaataaaacaaattatcaTTAGTTGCAGCGTTAAGTTCATCATGCTGGTTCACTCAGTgaagtctctgtgtgtctgacctGCTCGGTGTCTCAGCGGGTCTCCGGTGCACAGGCCCAGCAGCAGCGCCTTCAGCAGCACCTCGTCCGGTGGAGGCTGAGCCGTCCGCAGCCAGTAGCAGGTGACGGCCACCGGGAGGCGCAGCCAAGGCGGCAGGTCCCTCAGAGACGCCTCCGTCACCCCCAGAGCCTCCTGCAAGACCTGCAGCCGCAGAGAGGGCTCCGCCTGCAGACCAAACACAGGGAGACGCTGTTATCCATCCACCATGACCTTGGTTCCTAaacggactttgtcgctctttatagaCCAATTTTCTGTTCTCAAACAGCAATTATGTGTTTTGGTTTCATGGGGGCTTGGGGAAGGTTAAATATGATTGAAAGCAGCTCTGTTTAAAGCCTCACCTTATCCAGCGAGTCCAGTTCCAGCTTCTCCGAGGTCGCCGTGACGGCAGACTGGACCGGGACGATTTTAAACTGGAAGCCGTCTCTGTCGTTCTCCGAGACCTCCTTTCCTTCGCCAAGCAGCAGCCCGTACATCAGCCGGCGGAGTGGCCTGGAGGTCCGGTGAGCGCTGGGCGTGGTGTGGAGCTCCACGGCGCAGCTGAAGGACATCCtccgcagcagcagcacgtaCAGGATGTTCGAATTCAGCCAGGCCTGGGTCAGTGGCAGCCGGGTCCAGTCCGGGACACGACCCGCTAACTGCAGGAGGATGGGACAGACGGAGATCAGTGCTTTTTATAACACTCTCcactaaatggtaaatggactgcactttaTTGCTATTGCTACTACACACTAcgtcacccgttcacacacacattcatactggtggcctaGGCTACCAGGGCaaactggtgccacctgccaccattgggaattcattcatacaccgatgaacgcagcatcaggagccatttggggttaagcccaaggatactttgtcatgtaggctgccatggtcagggatcgaaccaccaaccttccgatcagtgggtgaCTGCTCTACGAACTTAGCCACAGCCGCAAAAGAGTCATTgtttcacaaaaaaagataaataatgttGGAACGGAGCCACAAACCTCACAATGAAAGtgtaacagcctactaagtctaagtTAGCcgaccaacattactaataagtaatttattagtttttatgaatatgattttgtcagaatgcagcgaggagCCAAGTGCAAAGGGGAAGCTGAACACCCAAGAAATATCTAAGGAGATATGGAATTAAAAGCTAGTCTAGCTAGAGAAACTTAAAACTAAACtggaagttggcaaaatgtagatgGTGAGGTGTCGGACTGTAGATGTTTCAATACCGTTTATAGGGAAAacataaataactgttaatatactattattgttttgtcacagccacagggagccactgtagacggcctaaagagccacatgaggtgGGGGGCGGTAgccaagcaaccagggccaggtggcagccaccaatcagagcagagcaatcaactgctGTGGAAGTTGATGCCACTGAGAGAGGTGGAAACAGGTGAAAAttcccctcgaacagaaagcatttttgtccaaaccgtAACTCCTATCAGTgaactgacttcactttgagcatcctcagttcttcctgaatgtctacatatgtgtttggtgaagaaaaatgaagaaattgtttttttagagcaatcagaagaaactggtagctctgctttccaccagaaatgttccctcctttttacaatggaggtctatgaggctgtgggtggtattcgtggatcatctgtgtgtaccacaccaatgtgagggagaagaccaattttcctaagtttctatgtataataataataataataataatgcatcagttttatatagcgcttttcaaaatacacaaagacgctttacaaaaaacacagagtgaacaaatgtacaatacatacagtacatacatacatacatacatacatacaaatattcaaaaacaacaatacagtggataggaaagagataagaagacagagggtggaaaatgatttatcaggtgttgtaagtgatgttgaagaggtgggtttttagtTGACTTTTGAAAGACGGCAGTGAGTTGGAGTTTCGGATGGCCAGGGGGATGGAGTTCCAGAGGGTAGGGGCGGCAATGGCAAAAGCTCTGTCCCCTATGGTGCGGtatttggtcctggtgatgatggtgagggTGTTGGCGTTAGTGGAGCGTGTTCGGTGGGGGTGAATGGGGCGATGGAGGAGATCTGTCAGGTATGAAGGGGCAAGGTTGTTTAGGGCTTTGTAGGTGGTGAGGAGGATCTTGAAATGAATGCGTTGTTTTACGGGAAGCCAGTGAAGTTGACGGAGGATGGGCGTGATATGTtctctggagggggtgtgggTGAGCAGTCGGGCAGCGGAGTTTTGTATATATTGCAGTTTTTGAAGGACAGTGGAGGGGAGGCCATACAGGATGCTATTGCAGTAGTCGAGTCTGGAGGTGATGAAGGCATGAATGAGTGTTTCAGCGGCTGAGAAGGAGAGAGTGGATCGAAGGCGTGCTATGTTgcggaggtggaagaaggatgtTTTGGTGACGTTGTTTATGTGTGACTTGAAGGAGAGTGCGGGGTCCATGTAGATGCCAAGGTTTCTGACCAGGGGGGAGGGAGTGACAGAGTGACCATCGATACAGAGTGTGAAGTTCTCGGAGGTGGGGAGGGTGGATTTTGGGCCGAAGATTATGATTTCAGTTTTACTGCTGTTGAGTTTGAGGAAGTTGTGgtccatccaggtttttatgtcggtGAGGCAGTTGGTGAGGGTGGAGAGAACAGTTGGAGTGATGGTTTTGGTGGTGATGTAGAGTTgagtgtcgtcggcatagcagTGAAAGTGGAGTCCATGGCGGCGGATGATGTGACCAAGTGGGAGCAtgtagaggatgaagaggatggGGCCAAGCACTGAGCCTTGGGGGACTCCGTGTGAGACAGGGGTGGTGTGGGATGTGTGATTGTTTATTGCGATGTAGTGAAATCTTTCAGACAGGTATGAGTTGAACCAGGAGAGGGCGGAGTCGGTGATGCCTATGGATGTCAGGCGGCTGAGGAGGATGGAGTGGTTGACGGCAGCACTGAGGTCCAGGAGGAGAAGAATGGTGAGAGAGCCGGAATCAGATGAGAGTAGGAGGTCGTTTGTGACTTTGATTAgagctgtttcagtgctgtggtgGGTTCGAAAGCCAGATTGGAATGTTTCGTATAGGTTATTGGAGAGGAGGTAGGTCTTGAGTTGAATTGCGATGGCTCTTTCCAGTAGTTTTGAGATGAATGTGAGGTTGGAGATGGGTCTGAAATTGCTGGGGTCGTCGGAGTCAAGACCAGGTTTTTTAAGGAGAGGCGTGATAGCAGCAAGCTTGAGAGGTGGGGGGACAGTGCCAGAGGTAAGAGAGGAGTTGATGATGTCAGTGATTAGTGGGGCGACAGAGGTGAAACAGGCTTTGACGAGTTCAGAGGGCATGGGGTCCGGGGGGAGGTGGATGATTTCATGGTGGAGAGTATTTTAGAGAGGTCTGCTGTGGTTATTGGTGAGAAGGTAGAGAGCCGGTGGTCTGAGGATGAAGGAGGTGTGGGTTCAGGGACCGGGGTGGAGGCAGAGGAGGTTGCAAGCTGGTTGTGGATGTTCTCTATTTTGgagttgaaaaatgaaatgaggtTGTTGCATTTCTCCGGGGTGAATGAGGATGAAGTGTTGTCGTGGGGCTTGAGGAGTTTATTTATGGTGGAAAACAGAGTGCGTGGGTTGGAGGATCCAGAGTGAATGATGCCAGAGTAGTAGACAGAACGGGCTTTGTTTAGTGCTGATTTGTAGAGGTTTGTGTGCTCTTTGTATGTGAGGGCATGTACTGTGAGACCGGTTTTCCTGTGAAGTCGTTCTAATTGTCGcagttgttttttgagtttgtgAAGTTCCGGGGTGAACCAGGGAGCCGAGTGAGTAAAAGTGACGGTTTTGGTTTTCAGGGGGGCCAGATTGTTTAGGCATGAAGACAGTGTGTTGTTGTAGATGTTGACGAGGTCCATGGGGGTTGGATTTGCAGGGAAGGTGAGACTGGAAAGTGTGTTTGCTATGCaagtggagagagagactggGCAGATGGATTTAAGGTTGCGAAAAGTGATTTTGCGGTCCTGTTTGGGTTGGAGGGCGGGAGTGTCAGCGACAAGTGTGATGGCCAGGTGGTCGGATATGGAGAGGTCGGTGCTGGAGATATTGTGGATGTGGAGGCCAGTGGAGCAAACCAGGTCTAAGATGTGGCCACGGTTGTGGGTGGGAAAGTTGATGTGTTGTGTGAAGCTGAGGCAGTTGATTAGGTCCAGAAAGTCCATGGCATTTTTGCAGTCCGGGGAGTCAATGTGGAGGTTGAAGTCGCCGAGGAGTAAAACAGATGGTGAGATTGAGGAGAGTGCGGTGATGAATTCAGAGAGTTCTGATAGAAATGATGGGTTGGGTTTGGGTGGACGGTAGATGACTGCAATGATGAGAGGTTTAGGGCCGGGTAGTTTAAAAGCCAGGTGTTCAAATGATGGAGCAGCAGGGATGGAGAGAGGGCGAGGTTGGAGGTCTTGTTTGTAGATGGCAGCAATGCCCCCTCCTCTGCCCTCAGGACGTGGGTTGTCCAGGTAGGAATATCCAGTGGGGGTGGTTTGATTTAGTGAGAAATAATCCAGGGGTTTTTGCCATGTTTCATTGAGGCACAGAAGGTCAATTTGTTGGTCGATGATGAATTCATTGAGGATAAGacttttattgttgagtgatCTTGTGTTGAAGAGGGCGATTTTTaggtgcttttgttttgaaattgaTGGGACGGAAGTAGGAATTTGACGGAGGCTGAAGGTGTTCACTCTGGACGCATTCTGATGACGTGAGCTGTTGTGATGACGCAGTGAGCAGGTGCGGGAGCCGGTGGGTGAGCTGCGGTCAGACCAGAGCGCTGGGATGAAGTTTTCTGCGGTGGAACTGTAAATAAACTTGCGGCGGGACCCTCGATGAATGTAGCGGGGACGGAGGAGAAGTCGAGAGTTTTTTAAAGTGGTGATGAGTTCAGTTGAAGGAGGAATTTGGGGAATGAGCTGACGGAGCTGCAAGGATGAGTAGCGAAGTGCCATGTCCGGGGCTGTGAAGAGGCAAACGCTGGAGATGGATGGTGACCGGTGAAGAGgcagtataaattatttctgtagagtggtatctgcggccTCGAGCCAtattgacaaatttttctccccctctgcactcgatgatgtcatccactctagcttctccatagggtaacattagGGGgggtttttgccgaataatttgaaaactgtttgccgaaacccttagaaaagtcatagcacacttgtcatggccgagccggtcgacctgatacctttttagtgtttgtgcgaccaaaactctgggaggagtagtcgaccagaaaaaaacacggaagaaacgatAGAATCa contains:
- the LOC131976133 gene encoding protein asteroid homolog 1-like, which produces MGVQRLNMLLKNHQEIHQEVRFRSSRLVVDGCNLLYQLYFSSGLDQNHGGEYAAFEALIEKFVQALRDCDIKPYVVLDGGTDPTDKKSETLMSRAKNRLRKANRAAEDGARENVLPQLAKLVFRQTLIWLKVPLAQCYGETDREIAALAREWECPVLSQDSDFFIFDLPAGLLPIDHFQWKAVERSGSQSSIPCKSYNTSSFCIHFNIKPQLLPAFAALAGNDYVKLPINWAQFAPEGNKTTRHLEGLLRWLRGFQTPHQAFEAALGLMGDLSETRRDKAMKDLYLGMEEYQLPPSTLKKFFIHGTPPPFPEELAGRVPDWTRLPLTQAWLNSNILYVLLLRRMSFSCAVELHTTPSAHRTSRPLRRLMYGLLLGEGKEVSENDRDGFQFKIVPVQSAVTATSEKLELDSLDKAEPSLRLQVLQEALGVTEASLRDLPPWLRLPVAVTCYWLRTAQPPPDEVLLKALLLGLCTGDPLRHRADLQIFNITLSKSYKEPTDAVVGHAINQWQSCLRTSIDLNQLLGFPFLEPPVSRLYEGTLVHQLDRRTRSRRKTRLFPIYDRCSVNRYNLMQDIVHQLHAREAPAPSEEQGATAAAAAVQQEQEQCQAPLDDVTVNLQQLFLQDDDEDEDQTVKDNSDKFSMDELDTIKQSFYVDDCLKSVPSIKQAVKPTTGLREACTQGGFTLTKWVSNSLEVLPTVPESHRAKLVKQLDLDREKPPLERVLGIQWNIHRDSFTFTVAVKSHKSSHKTSDPLHS